Proteins co-encoded in one Nicotiana sylvestris chromosome 7, ASM39365v2, whole genome shotgun sequence genomic window:
- the LOC138874011 gene encoding uncharacterized protein, whose amino-acid sequence MLHVKWIDECQEAFDKIKGYLSNPPVLVPSEPERPLILYLTVLDNSFGCVLEFRHIPRIYNEVVDALSTLASMLDHPNKDYADPLHIQVCDQYAYCNMVEEELDGEPWFHDIREYIRMGVYPIQATGDKKRTIRHLASGFFFSGGVLYKRTPDLGLLICIDARQATAIMTEVHSGVCGPHMSGYVLAKKIL is encoded by the exons atgttgcacGTCAAGTGGATTGACGAGTGTCAGGAAGCAttcgataagataaaggggtacttgtcaaacccacctgtgctggtcccATCGGAACCAgaaagacctttgattctttacttgacagtcctggataattcatttggttgtgtgttgg agtttaggcatattccaaggatatataatgaggttgtcgatgctttatctactttagcatcaatgttggaCCATCCGAACAAAGATTATgctgaccctttgcatattcaggtctgcGATCAgtatgcttactgtaatatggtagaagaagaacttgatggtgagccgtggttccatgatatcagggagtatattaggatgggggtgtatccaatACAAGCCACGGGTGATAAAAAAAGAACAATTCGTcatttggcaagtggatttttcttcagtggaggagttttgtacaaaagaactccagatcttgggttgttaatatgcatagatgctagacaggccacggcTATCATGACTGAAGTACACTCTGGagtctgcggaccgcatatgagtgggtatgttctggcaaagaaaattctttga